The following are encoded in a window of Gavia stellata isolate bGavSte3 chromosome 33, bGavSte3.hap2, whole genome shotgun sequence genomic DNA:
- the LOC132320045 gene encoding E3 ubiquitin-protein ligase RBBP6-like: MSCVHYKFFSKLSYDTVTFGGLHISLCDLKRRIMGREKLKAANCDLQITNAQTKEEYTDDHALIPKNSSVIVRRIPVGGVKATSKTFVLSRTEPVSGTPKAIDDSSAPIPLAQLIKTTNLAEANASEEDKIKAMMMQSCCGYDPTRS, encoded by the exons ATGTCTTGTGTCCACTACAAGTTCTTCTCCAAGTTGAGCTATGACACAGTCACCTTTGGcggcctccacatctccctgtgcgaccTCAAGCGCCGGATCATGGGCCGTGAAAAGCTGAAGGCGGCCAACTGCgacctgcagatcaccaacgccCAGACCAAAGAAG aatacacagATGATCATGCCCTGATTCCTAAGAACTCATCGGTAATTGTTAGAAGAATCCCTGTGGGAGGAGttaaagctaccagcaaaacctTTGTTCT aagtcgAACTGAGCCAGTGAGTGGAACACCAAAAGCG attGATGACTCTTCCGCACCGATTCCTCTGGCCCAGCTTATTAAG ACCACCAATCTGGCTGAAGCCAATGCTTCCGAAGAAGACAAGATAAAAGCTATGATGATGCAGTCTTGCTGTGGATATGATCCAACCAG gtCATAG